GATTGGACGTTCTGCTTCATCAGGAGGCAAAGGCATGGGGGAGGTGTCCTCtaacttctcttccttgcttaggtttgctgccagggccagagtttccctggccccagagtctagggcgatggcagggaggagggccggtGTGTGTCCTGCCCGTGGTCACTCAGGTGTCAGGGAGGGTATAAAGTGCCCAGTGTCCTTAAGGCCTTCAGGTGCCTTGTGGAGATTGATGACCATCGGGAATGCCATGGAGCCCCGTCCACGCGGCAGGGAGGAGCacccttctgtctttccaagaggcagatgctcctTTGGGGCCTCAGGCTTTCGCTGGAGCATGAGCCTTGTTTCTTGTTCCTCGTCCTTGCTGTCCTGTAAAGGACTGCCTCTCAGAAAAGGACGTCTGAATgaatggggagtggggaagccgaGGCCTCCCTGGTCCTAGGCGTGAGGCCATGTGGAATCGTGCAGCATGGCCAGCAGGTCCTGAAACTCGTCCTCACTGAGGGGTGCTTCCAAGGGTCCCGgaggctcctcctgccacagaTGCCCACTCGGATAAGGCTGtgtgtcttcttccctctctgtggctgataGAAACTCCTCTAAGAAACTTGAGGCTTCTGCAGAAGATGGGTGCTGTGGGTCCAGTGCACTAGtgagcccagcagcaggggggGCCTTCCACCGCCAGCCAGGGGTCTCAGCGTGTGCAGGCTGCCCAGCTGCTGCATCCGGAGCCTGTCCTGTGCTCACGACAATTCCGGACCCCTTGCCCAACCACTGTGGGGCATAGTGGCTACCCAAGGGCCCTGCCTCCTGTACTGGTTGGCAAGGATTGTCATCTGGAGACAGGGGATAGCCTTGGAAGGGCACGGGTACCAAGCCAGGGTGCTCCTGTTGCCGCTGGCATTCCCCTTGGGTCAGGGGACAAAGAGGGGCATGGAGAGCTGAAAGGCACCATCCCTGAGTCGGTCCCATCAGGGAATGGCTCCTCATGGCTTCAGGAGTGGGAGAGTTGCttcctccctgccaggcttgggtgggcggggccgtagtggcctccacggcctggctcccagggcccccacaggaaaccagaggggcaaagcccatggagaggacaggaagggtcgctgcagcaaaagcctgcatgcttcccagaggattggaaggagcaggagccagaagctgagagcatccagggacgccgggctgagagcatcctgggtcccctgggacagTCAGGTGAGGACTGGCTTCCTGGTTTGCCGCCCGGTCATTCGAGGGGCcacttctgctctgccctgggtgccgagctcttctgttctggaaccagacctgggacagagaagaggggttgcggacatgagaatgagaagaagtgaCAGACACCACCtcggcctgccccttcccctgctcgggaTCTCTCAGGAAGAAGGCCAGGTCTGTTGCTCTGACTCTCAGGGCAACTCGGTTCACCCCTTTCACCTGGCTCTTGTGAAGTAGGGGCAAGTCCCAGGCAACTGTGGACACCTGGTCTCGATGGAATTCCCACTTGACTGGATGGAATGGCAgccgctcagctctgctctgctgtgctctgctctgctgagctcccctctgtagtgctctgcgtggtccctgcctagcgctctctttgtttgcccattgcagcttcctgaccagccattccttgagtcttggggccaagacttagctgaccacctgccctcctttcccagcctactccaagtcctccgggcgtccctcagcatttgacccccagtgtctgactggatgtgatcccaatggcaaaccacctcctctgccttggaGGCCTTCAGCCCAGCTGCGGAACTGGCCTCACATCGACACACTCCGTCTACAGGCACAGGTCTTGAGCCCCCAGGGGAAGTCATGGACCGCCAGGACTCCAAATCAACCACACCCGCGTTGGATTTGCCTCTCTGTATTCCTCCGCTGGCTGGATGAGAAGGGGGTTCTCAGGAACGAGCACCCTGAGCCTCCCCTCTTTCCAGGGACAAgacttgtcaggggccaggcccgTACATGCCTCCTTAAAGCAGGCTCACGGGCTCTGGCCCTAAAGGAGTGCCTTGCGGAGAGTCTACATCCATTGACCATAAAGCTGTTTCACAGGTACTTAACTAGAAACAAGTCTCTCTGGAGCTCGGGGAGAACAAGCCTGCTCAACTGCCCCCCCCCCGGGACCTCTCCCCCACCTGGCCAAGAATCCGAGGGCCGATAATCCTAAATGATTAGGTTATCCAGAAAAGGTGTGGCTTGTGAGCAGGATCCATTCTCGCCCTGGGGTTGCTGAGACCCAGGTCACTGACAAACACTTGGCCACTCACAGGAAGGCAACCCACTCACACTCAGGAAATCCTGGGGGCCACATGGAGAGCGCCCCCAAGCCATCGAAGCACTGACACTTTGCATGACTTCAAGAGAGGTGACAACTTTTCCGtttccccactcctgtccacgcaccatttctacacacatgggcacgaccacctcaccttcacagcctcccctagcatccccatttcgGCTGACACATTCTGCTTTTGTGCAGTCTATCCTTTGCAAGCTCCATGCTCTCCCCCTACTGCCCAGGCACTGGACCCCGTGGATAACCCCGACGAGCCCACGTTTCTCCAGGAATGTCTCAGGGGCCACTCTCCACTGCACATTCAACAGTTCACAGGCACCCTccgcacatgtacctgaatgcggcattccgggaggcctgtgagtctggccagctgttctctggtagaaatgctaggaaatgggttcttctcaaaggcttgaaggaggagactggtttgggatggagaaatggctgtccgttttctcctgtcctcctttgggaaacgttctgaaaggagagcagagttagaaagaagggttgggagccaaggcccatccagcgtggaaagagaagttggtgtccgtgtgtgcctgtgtgtgtgtgtgtgagtgtgtttgtgtgtgtgtgtgtgtgtgtgtgtgtgtgtgtttgtttgtgattttacattttcctaatagcttctctttccctgagtccatgaggtcagcatggacccacccacacaagccagcacttgcctctagagcctgaggggacccaagaacaggactctgtccttcctggcactttcaggacaagaagattcacagcctttctgtcccagaaaTAACGCACCTGCCCCAGAGGCGGTGTAAACAGAGTGTCCATCGCTGGGAACACGGAAGGCAGCTGCGACAAGGTAACGTGGGTTCCTTTCCTAAGCCCTCTTGCCCAACCCTTGACAAGCCCACGCAGACCCGTTCCTGCGTGAAGGAGAAGCTCCAGAAGAGACCCGTTTGGTAGGCTGGGGACTCACCTGGAGTCCAAGCTGGAGGCTGTTCCTGTCCACACGATGGCCCTTCCCCTTGGGAGTTTGCAGACCCCAATCGGCTCTGCCCGAGCTGTCTCGAGCGCTCGTTCTGGAACCACACCTTAGTGGCAAAAGAAGAACCGACGGTCAGGCAGCACTGGTGAACTGgatctatctgtatctgtatctgtatctgaatgtacatcatcgacctctatctctatgtctctcatctggctacctccgtatcttccattcctttgtgtccctcATACCTAAAGTCTCAGAGAGTTTTGTGTGGGCCACGCGATAAGACCTGGCAAATGATTTCTAGGGGAAGTCGGCCTGGATGTGTTGACCCGTTGGAGTGCCCGGGCCATGCCAAGCAGTGGTCCCCGTGTTCTCAGACCAAATGActtggaaagacttcaaagggcaTGGGGTCCCCGGGAATGCCCATACAGGAGCCAAGGCAtctgagctcccagctgggcatggagattgacatgcactggcttcagccagattgtgtccacaacttgtgccccagggagaatgaaagagaagctaaGCCTACCTGGATCCTGGACTCTGGAATGTCTAGCTCTCGGGCCAGTCGTTCTCTGGTGGTGATGCCAGGGTACCGGTTCTGCTGGAACAACGCTTGCAGAGCCTCTTTCTGCCACGGCCTCAAAAGAAGCCGCCTCCGTCGGGATCCTGTTGCAGGGTAAATGGCCACTGGATTAGG
This genomic interval from Neovison vison isolate M4711 chromosome 1, ASM_NN_V1, whole genome shotgun sequence contains the following:
- the LOC122912099 gene encoding double homeobox protein A-like, translating into MAPTSTSRGSRRRRLLLRPWQKEALQALFQQNRYPGITTRERLARELDIPESRIQVWFQNERSRQLGQSRLGSANSQGEGPSCGQEQPPEDRRKRTAISPSQTSLLLQAFEKNPFPSISTREQLARLTGLPECRIQVWFQNRRARHPGQSRSGPSNDRAANQEARECQRQQEHPGLVPVPFQGYPLSPDDNPCQPVQEAGPLGSHYAPQWLGKGSGIVVSTGQAPDAAAGQPAHAETPGWRWKAPPAAGLTSALDPQHPSSAEASSFLEEFLSATEREEDTQPYPSGHLWQEEPPGPLEAPLSEDEFQDLLAMLHDSTWPHA